The window CGGCTGAATGGCGTCGATGAAGAGATGGTCGTCGGCGACTGCATGAGGCTCAATCAGATATTGCTGAACCTGCTTTCCAACGCCGTAAAATTTACCCCCAGCGGCGGCCGCATCAGCCTTGACATAAAACAGATACCGCAGAAAAACGGCGGCGTGCGCATGGATTTTACCGTCAGCGATACGGGGATCGGGATGAGCGAGGAATTTTTGAAGAGGCTCTACCTGCCCTTTGAACAGGCCGACAGTACGATATCGCAAAAATATGGCGGCACGGGGCTGGGTATGTCGATCACGAAAAACCTCGTCTCGCTGATGGACGGCACGATTCAGGTCAGGAGCGAGATCGGCAAGGGCACCTCCTTTACCGTCGAACTTCCGCTGGCGCTGCCCGGCGGCTGCTCATCTCTGTTAAGGCCGCCAGCATCCGTCGAATCGCTAAACGTCCTCATTGTGGATGATGACCTGAATACATGTGAACACGCGAAGATACTTCTGGAACGGATGAAAATTGCCGCTAAGTGGGTGCAGAGCGGGGAAGATGCCGTAAAGACGGTTCGGTCTGCACATGAGACGGGAGAGGATTTCGACGTCTGTTTTATAGATTGGCAGATGCCAGAAATGGACGGTATCGAAACTACAAGAAATATCAGGCGGATCGTCGGGCCCGATACCCTCATAATTATAATAACCGCCTATGACTGGAGCTGCATAGAGCAGGAGGCCAGAGAGGCTGGAGCGGACGCCTTCTTAGCCAAGCCATTCTTTCAGTCTTCCATGTATAACACCCTGATGGCTGTCCGCGGGCACCGGCACGGAAAGATTGATGAGAGCACGGCGGCTGGGCGGCAGAAATTTGACGGCGTGCACATACTGCTTGCCGAGGATAACGAACTCAACTGCGAAATCGCCGTAGAGATGTTCAAACTTATCGGCGTCACGGTGGACTGCGCCGGAGACGGCCAGAGGTGCGTGGAATCTTTCATGGCCGAAAAGAGCGGCACCTACGACGCCATCTTCATGGATATCCAGATGCCGGTGATGGATGGCTACAGCGCCGCGAAGACGATAAGGGGCTCAATGCACCCGGAGGCGAAGACGATGCCGATAATCGCGATGACCGCCAACGCCTTCAGCGAAGACGTCTCCGCCGCGCTTGCGGCCGGCATGAACGGCCATATCGCCAAACCTATCGATCTGGATATCCTGGTCATGATGCTAAATAAGTATGTGAAAAAAATGGATGACGACCGCCCTGACAAAAACGAAGCATAATAGATAACGGCGTAGTTTTTTCTTTGGGCGGTCCTGTGGGGCCGTCCATTTTTTGTGTGGACCGCTGATGCCGGCAGGCTTTGCTGTGTGTATAATAAATAGGCTTAGATATGTAATTTAATTAAGCTGTTTAAAATTATTAAAAAGGGGATGTCTCATTGAAAAAGATATTGATTTTAACTCTCTTTTGCCTGCTCGCCGCGTTGCCCTCATACGCCGGTCCGCGGTATGTCGAGGGAGAGGCGATCGCGGCGATAAAGATGGCGCCAGCCGGAAACGTGGCCGCGGGCGTCATGTCGGCAAAAAACTCCGCCGCGGCGTCTGCCTCATCGGCCGCCGTGGAGTCCGGAGCCGAGCTTATCCAGGTATTCAGCCCGATAGCCGCCGGAGAGGTACAGGCCGCCGCATCCGCAAAGAGGGCATCCTCCTCAGGATCGGAGCTGCTTGCCTTGGCCCATTTCAGGGGCGCGGCAGGGGAGACGACGGCGCAGCTGATCGCAAGGCTGAAGGAAAATCCCAACGTCGTCTCGGCGATGCCGAATTATATGATGCCCGTCAGCTCCGTAAAACCCAACGACCCGATGTGGAAAGAGCAGTGGGGTTCTGAAAGGATAAAACTGCCCGAGGTGTGGGAGCATGGGGTCGGTTCCCAAGAGGTCGTCGCCGTCGTCTTTGACACAGGCGTCATCTACGACCATGAGGACCTTAAAGACAATATGTTCGTCTTCGATGAGAAACTGCTGAACGGTATAAAAAATAACGGCGTTTCGCTGGATGTCGGTGAATTTAAAGGCAGCCACGGGGTCTGGTGCCACAGCAGAGGCCTATATGCAGATAAAGAGGGGCTGATCCATGACGACGGCTTCTTCCCTGCGGTCCCCGTCGGCCCCGGCGGCACGGAGGGAGCCGCCTCCGCGGACATAGACTGCGGCGACGTTGGCAGAATGCGCATCGTCGGCGACGTTAACGGCCACGGCACGCATGTCGCGGGGATCGTCGGCGCCGTCGGCGGCAACGGTATCGGCGTCGCCGGCACCAACTGGCATGTTAAGCTGATGGCCGCCAACGTGTTTTCCATGTATCGCGATGGGGATGATAATTATGGGGTGACGGCGCTGGTCAGCGACCAGATGCGGGCTATCGACTTCATCGTCGCCGCGAAGAGGGCGGGCGCGAACATCCGCGTCGCAAACATGTCGATCGGCATGTGGGCGGGGCCGGAGGAAGAGGAGCTCTCCCCCTACGGGGCAAAGGTAAAGCAGCTGAGCGACGCGGGGATAATCATCTGCGCGGCGGCGGGCAACGAGGGGCAGAATATCGACGATCCGCAGGATACCAAAGACTTTGATTACCGGGGAAAACTCTCTTACCCGGCCTGTTTCAAAGTGGAAAACATGATCTCCGTCGGGGCCTCTACGAGCGGCGACGGATGCGCCGTTTACTCAAACTACAGCTCCTCCGGCAAGTGGGTGGACATATTCGCTCCCGGCGACAATATACTGAGCACCTGCCGCAGGAGCTGGATCGTCAATCCAAGCAGCGATGTAGACACCTTCGATCCCAGCGGTTATGTCTCCATCAGCGGCACCTCGATGGCCTCGCCGTATGTGGCGGGCGCGGCGGCGCTGCTCTGTTCGTTATATCCCGATAAGAGCGCGGCGGAGATCAGGTCGATGCTGCTGAACGGCGCGGAGCACGGTCTGCTTGCGGAGGGGTATTCAAAATATGGTATGCTGAACGTCCTCGGCGCCTATAACTACGGACAGCCGTCAAGCGGCGGTTCCAGCGGTGGCGGCTGCGCCGCCGGCTTTGGAGCGTTGGCTCTGATTGGCGCGGCTCTGCTGCCATTTATCCGCCGCGCGGGAAGGAAATAAAGGATGGTGAACGGTTTGCCGAAGATGATGTCGCTGATTATAATGTCGGCGCTGCTGCTCGGCGCGGCCTCCGCTGCCTGCGCCTGCGCGCCGCAGATTCAGAAGGGTACCGAAAAAGGGGCCACAGCCGTCAAGGGAGACGCTCTGGTGCTTGTGCGCCTTCCGGATGAGGTACGCGCCTCCAGCGATAGGAACGTCTTATTTGCCGCGCTCTGCGGCGAGATAGCGAAGGCCGCCGGAGCCGAGGTGGTCTACGTTTCTCCGATTTACGAGGACTCACTGAGCGGCACGGCACATTTTAAGTCTTCGCTGGAAACGGCGGAGATTATCGAACGGCTGAAAAAGGACAAGCGCGTCATCGGCGTCTCGCCGAATCACATCATCCGAATATCGTCCCAGTCAAAGGTGCGGTGATCCATAGAGCGATAAAAAAAGGAGAGCTTTGCCGTCCGGCGAAGCTCTCCTCTGTCTGTAACCTATCTGTAAAAGGTCTTTTGGATTACATCTTCTTTGACATGTCGGAGCAGCCGCGGCCAAGCATGATAAGACTCATGCCGCTGAAGATCAGGTTTATGCCGAGGATGATCCCGATCACCGCCGCGCCTGTGAAAACGTTCTGCCACATCATGAAGGCGAGGATGATTCCGAGAATGCCGGAAAGCATGATCCACAACGAACCGCCGATAGACTTTACGCGGAAGTATTCGACGATCTTCGTCACCCCGTCTATCAGGAAATAGGCCGCGAGCAGTATGCTGAGGGTCATCACCCCCGCGACCGGATGGATGAGGAAGATGACGCCCGCGGCGATAGAGATAAAGGCCATAAATGCCTGCTGCCAGGGGCTGTCTCCGATACGGAGGGCCGAGTAGGCGCCGAAGGCGTTGCCGAAGCCGACCGCCAGCAGGAAGAAGCCCACCATCGTCTCTATCGCGAAAGAGGCGAGCATCGGCATCGCGAGCGAGAGAAAACCGATGACGAGCATGATACCGCCGACCCAATAGAACCTCTTTTTACTCTTAGCGAGATCATCTTTTGAAAAATTACCTGTAAATAACATAACTTGAACCTCCCTGTTTTTTAACGGACCCACGGCGGTGATAAACCGCCCTTATTTTGTGATATACAGTATAACATAATGGTTGAAAGGGTAACGTATAAGCGCTTAAAAAGCGGTTTTGTGATATTCTTTTAGAAAATATATTATGAAGGAGCGGACGACCGATGGGAGATAAATCTGTGCGGCTGCTTGTGAGTGCCTGCCTTCTGGGGATGAACTGCCGCTATTGCGGCGGCGGCTGCGAGGATGGGCGCGTCGTTGCTTTGCTGGAAGAGTGCTGGCTGGTACCGGTCTGTCCCGAACAGCTCGGCGGGCTGCCGACGCCGCGTGCGCCCAACGAGATACTGAACGGGCGCGTGGTCGAGTCTGACGGGCGGGACAATACTGAGGCCTTTGAGAGGGGAGCGCAGGAGGCGCTGCGCGCGGCGAAGCTCCTCGGCTGTGATTTCGCCCTGCTCAAAGAGCGCAGCCCCTCCTGCGGCTCGAATATGATATACGACGGCAGTTTTACCGGCAGGCAGGTACACGGCGCGGGCGTCACGGCGCGGCTGCTTGCCGCGCATGGAATAAGGGTGTTCAGCGAGGAACATATCGAAGACTTGAGGGGGGCGTTGAATTGGTACAGGCGGGTATTCTGGTAGTACGTAAAGACGAGCTGGAACATAAACGGTGGAGCGGCGGAATCACAACCCAGCTGGCGATATGGCCCGAGGGAGCGGATTACGGCGCGAGAAAATTTGACTGGCGCATCAGCTCGGCGGTCGTTGAGGATGAGGAATCGGTATTTACGCCGCTTCCCGGGATACACCGGCACCTGATGCTGCTTGAGGGCGGCATCGAGCTTACGCACGAGGGGATCGGCAGCCGCGTGATGATACCGCTCGCCGATACGGAGGAATTCGAGGGCGAATGGAAGACGAAATCTTCCGGCAGGTGTGTTGACTTCAATCTTATGACGGTCAAAGGTTACGGCGGAAAGATGGAATCTGTCGCCGCTAATAAAAAGATAAAACTGCCCATGCCACAGGAGCTGCGCTGCTGGTACGGCCTATACGCGATCGCGGACGGCGTCGCCGCCGAGGTGGAAAAGGATGGCCGTTTCGCGCGGGTGACGCTCGAGCGGGGAGACTTTATTCTCATCACGTATCTTCCCGCGCCCGGCGAGGAGATCTCGCTGACGCTGGGCTCCGACGCGGCGGTTCCCGCCGTGAGCGCCGCCGTCTGGCAGGAGAGCTGATTGCTGCCGCCGGAGGTCGGCCTCTGCCGCATAGAAAAACTCCAGTTCGCGCCGGAATCACGCTGGGAGGAGGCCGTCGTCGTCGAGCCCGGCGGCTTAATGACGGAACTTTCGGCGTGGCTGGACTCTCTTCGCGGCGGGCGGCTGGGCTTTGAGGCCTTCTTCGGTATGCCGTATGACGGCGGCCGTCTTTCGGCCTTTATCGGTATGCGGCTGGAAATTTCGGATGAAATCAGGTCACTGATCGCTGATGCGGCGAAGTTCTTTCCTGCGTGGCGGCCGGTATCCGTCGGCGGCCTCCTGGCCGAAACGGAACGAAGGCTGGGGCTGCGCCTCTTTGCCGGGGAACCGGCCTTTATGGAGCTGGGGCTGATAAACCGCTGGAAATCCTTCGGCGGGCTTACCTTCTGGCGTAGGGGCGAAGGATATCCCTCCGGGAAGTTCACGGAGGCGCTCGCCGCCGCGCCGCGTTATCTTGGAAATTTGCCCGCGCCGCCCGCGATAGAGACGGCATATTCCGCGCCCGTTCCCCACTGGTTTGGAGTCTCTGTCGCCTCCCCGTCCGCGGAGGGCGGCTATCTTCTCGATATGAAGGCGGCGGCCGCCTATCTTGAGGCCGCCGCGCTCATTTAACGGTAATTCTTTATTACCTCTCGCAGAGTCCCCGGAAAAAGGAGAAGAGCGCCGAGGCGGCCAGCGCCGCCGTGCGGTGGTCTTCGTCGAGAAGCGGCGAGACCTCCATAATGTCGAGGTACTTTACCTTAACGCTGCGCCCGGCGAGATAGGCGATCTTATCCAGCTCCGGGGCCTTGAGGCCGCTGGGGTTGCTCGCCGAGGCTCCGGGAGCCTCGGTGCTGCGCACCGCGTCGATGTCGAGAGATACGGCGATCGCCCGGTTATTTTTCCCGGCGGCGTTCAGCGCCTGGAGGAAAAATTCCATCACCCTCTCCGAGACCTCGCGCAGGGTTATCACATGGCCGCCCTGCTCAAGCACCCAGTTGTAGTAATAGGGCGAGTTATACTGCTCCTGGATGCCGAATTCTACGAAGGCCTCGCCGCAGAGCGCCCTGTCCGGCAGCTGTGTCAGCGCGCGGTAAAATGAGGTGCCGCTGTTGATGCCATTTTCGTCGCTGCGCACGTCAAGGTGGGCGTCGACGTTTATCAGCCCCATGCCGTCGCGTCCGATCTTCGCGCCCTTTACGAGCCCCGCCACTCCGGGATATGTGAGGTCGTGGCCGCCGCCCAGAACTATCGGCAGGCCGCCGCGCGCGACGATCTCCGCGACCGCCTCGGTCTCCGCCGCGTGGACCTCCGCGAGCGTCAGCTCTTTCGTGCTGACGTTGCCGACGTCGACGATCCGCAGGCGGTGAAAGTCGCCGCTGAAACCCGGCGTCAGACGGTAGAGCCGCCGCCTGATATCGTCCGGCCCTCCGGCCGCCCCAGCGCGTCCCTTGTTCGCCGTTATGCCGCGGTCTTCGGGGACGCCGATGATTGCGACAGTCCCCTCCGTTACGTCCTCTATCTTTTCGCGGGTGATGAGCTCGCCCAAGCGGCGGTCCTTAGGATCGTTCCTGCTGTAAAAAAGGCCTCTGTCCGCCGCGTCTATTTTATATTTCATAATTAAACTGCCTCCTTAGAGTGGCCTAACGCCCAGATAATTTTATCCTCCGTCGCTCAAGTACACAAGCCGCCGCGTTATAATAACGTCAAACCAAAGTTTCAGTTAACGTAAAATAACGCAGCGGCGGCCTTGATTCAGGCAAGAGACCGAAATAAAACGGCTCTCATGCGTGGGGCGTTCAGGGAAATTTTATTATCGGTCTTTCAGCGCGGCCCGCCGCCGATCCTTTCAAGCGCCCAGGCGGCGGCTTCGCGGACTATCGGTTCACCGCGCTCTATCGCGGTCTTCAGCGCCGGTATATAACCGGCGTCGTTCGTGTTGCCGATGGCGATGGCGGCGTTGCGGCGAAAGACCTCGGGTTTGCGGATATAGTTATACATTATCGGCCTTACGACCCTTTCGTAGTAGGCGTCGTCCATGAACAATATCTTTTCAAGGTCGAACTCCCTTTTCAGCAGCTCCAAAAACGGGTCTTTCTCCGCCGCCCCCCTCATGACCGGTATGTTGCGCGGGCAGGCGGTCTGGCAGCGGTCGCAGCCATGGATGAGGGTGCCGTTTGCCTCCATGATGTCGGCGGGCACGGCGCTGTCCCGCATGTGGCTGTAGAGCAGGCACCTCTGAGGGGCCAGCTTGCCTGGCGCGTAGAGCGCGCCGGTAGGGCAGGCCTCCACACACTTACGGCAGCCAGACGGACAGTCGCACCTTACGGTAGGGGCGTCGTATTCCAGCTCGGCCTCGGTCAGGTATGTGTAGAGGATTACAAAAGAACCGCAGTCCTCGGCGTAGGCGAAGTTGTTGCGCCCGTAGGTGGTGACGCCGGCCCGCGCGCAGCAGAGCCGCTGCGGCAGCTCTTTGTCGCCGTCGTACACGCGGCATCCCAGCGAGGTGAGATAGTCGTGCAGCGCTCGCGCGCGCAGCCCGCAGATGGAGTCCGGCAGGGGGACATAGGCGCGGCTGAGATAGGCGCGGGCGACACTTGCCGTCAGCTCCTCCGGATAGGCTAACCTTGAATAGTCGTAAACGGCGCATACAATGGATTTAGCTCCGGGCATGATGCCGCGCGGACGTACTCCTTCGATGAGATAGGATCTCTCCGGGTCTTCGCTGCGGTCTGGATTGATCCATGGACGATATCCAGGGCGGTCATGAAGCTCGGCCTCGTATTCTGGAAAGTCGTCGGCTGTCGTTATTCCCACCTTTGCGAAACCAAGTTCCAGCGCGCGGCGTTTGATCTTTGAAGTTAAAAGTTTTTTATCCATGCTGGCTCCTCCTGATAAGACCGGTATTTTTATTTTTTAGCATCCAACGGCGTCATGCGCACCCGGCCCTTCTATACTAACAGTGTTGATAACAGGAATCAAATTGAACGATTTGAATTGTTAATTCAAAAATATTGAATTACTAAGACATGGCGAAGGCGGCGCAAGGCGCAGAAGATATATTCAAGCCCCAAGACTGGCGGTGAGGTCCGACTGCGATTTTGCCCTCACCGCTTTCAGAGTAGGGGGACGGGCGCTATAATATCGTCAGAGACAATGACTATCGAGAGAAGAGTGATCTGATTGAAGTCCATCAACGCGGCGGACTTTGAGCCGGAGGTCCGCAATGCCTCCGCCGTGAAGCCGGTGATACTTGATATATGGGACCCGGGCTGACCTCCCTGTCTGGCGCTCGCGCCTAAATTCGCGGCGCTGGGCGAAAGATACGGGGACCGTATCATATTTCTCAAGATGAACAGGGCGGAGAACCGGGAGATAATGAAGACGCTGGCTCTGCGCGGCGTTCCGACAATCATCTTTATGAGCGGAGGCACTGAAATATGCGGCCGCCTCACGGGCGACGCCGAAGCCACCGCGGAGAATATCGAGGCGGCGATAACGAAGATCCTGGCCGTTTAGACTATGAGGACTAAAGAGATATGGAGGTTTGAATGATGAGGAAATTGATTGTTTTAGCGGCGCTGTTTCTGCTTTACGCCCTCCCCGCATCCGCCGCCGCGCCGTTTCATATCGGCGTCGTTACGGGAACGGTCTCGCAGGGAGAGGATAATGTCCGCGGTGCGGAAAAGCTCATCTCGATGTACGGCGACGCCTCCAAGGGCGGCATGATAAAGCATGTCACCTACCCGGACAACTTCGGCGCGGAGATGGAGACCGTCATCAGCCAGATAGCCGGACTCGCGGACGACCCAAAGATGAGGGTCGTGGCGGTTATGGAGGGCGTTCCCGGTACGGCCGAGGCCTTTCGCCGGATAAAGGAGAAGCGCGGCGACATCCTTTGTCTCACGGGGCAGCCGCAGGAGGACCCGAACGTTATCGGCGAGGTCGCGGACCTGGTCGTGAACTCCGACAACCTCGCGATGGGCTACATCATGCCCGCGGCGGCTAAAAAGCTCGGCGCCAAGACCTACGTGCACATATCCTTCCCGCGCCATATGAGCTACGAGCTGCTCTCGCGCCGCCGCAAGATAATGGAGGCGGCCTGTAAAGACCTCGGCCTGCGCTTTGTCTTTGAGACGGCCCCCGACCCGACGAGCGACGTCGGCGTTGCCGGAGCGCAGCAGTACGTTCTGGAAAAGACCGCCGCCTGGCTCAGGAAATATGGAAAAAACACCGCCTTCTTCAGCACCAACGACGCGCAGGTCGAGCCGCTGCTGAAGAAGATAACGGAGCTCGGCGGTTACTATGTGCAGACCGATTCGCCGCTGCAGGGCTACGCGGGCGCGCTGGGCATCGACCTAAGCAAGGAGAAAGGCGACTGGAAGGCGATCCTTGCCAAGATAGAGAAGGCCGTCGTCGCTAAAGGCGGCAAGGGGCGCCTCGCCACCTGGGCCTATCCCTCTGGCTACTGCATCACCGCCGCCCTCGGCGAAATTGGCAAACGCGTAGTGGAGAAGAGGGCGAAGCTGAACCGCCAGGCCGATGTGATGAAGGCCTTCGCGGTTTTTTCTCCCGGGATGACCTGGAACAGCAGCGCCTATACCGACGCCGCCACTGGAGTGAAGATGAAAAACTTCCTGCTCATCTACCAGGATACCTACGTCTTTGGCAGAGGACCTCTCGGAATGGACAAGATAAAGGTCCCCGAGAAATACTATCGGATGAGGTGAACCGTTGTTATGGACAAAACCAAAGATGCGCCCACAGCTCGAAAGGCGTCATTACATCTCGAAAATGGTCTGTATGCCCCTCTTGCGTGGCGTGAATGACGACGACGGCAGCGGCTTTCGTCGGGATACGCGTCGCGTCGAAGGCCTTTTCTTTTTCAGCAGGGGATATTCTTATTTTAAAATTTGCGTTATAATAGTAGCATGGTTAACAATAAAGAGCAAAAATTAAAATCATTGGTTGGCATACGGATATCAGGAGTTCCTTTACTTGCATCGTATCTGACGAGGTCGGGCATATCGCCGAACTTGCAGCAGTATTATCGGCGAAGCGGGTGGCTTGAGCGGATCGGGCGCGGCGCTTATATCTGGCCTGGCGACATGCTCGATTGGCAGGGTATTCTTTATGCTCTTCAATCGCAGATCAATATGCCGGTCCATATAGGGGCGAGGACGGCGCTCGCGCTTCAAGGATATGCGCAGTTTCTGCGGGGAGAAGGGGAGCGCGTCTTTATATTTTCCGGTCAAACGCGTATCCTTCCGGCGTGGACAGCGGATGCGGCCGGACTTACGAAGTTTTGTCTCTGCCATACGTCGTTTCTGACGGACGATCGTGCCGGTATCACGGATATACCTCACAAGACCATCTCCATTCGCTGCTCCAGCCCGGAGAGGGCGATACTTGAAACATTGCACCTCGCACCGCAGACGATAAGCTATAGCGAGGCGTACCAGCTGACAGAAAATCTCGACACGCTGCGTCCCCAGCTGCTGCAGGAGCTTCTGTCGGGCTGTAATTCCATACGCGTCAAGCGGACGTTTTTGCTATTTGCGGATCGCGCTGGTCATTCGTGGGCACAGCGGCTCGACCGGGATAAAATATCCCTTGGCAAGGGGGTGCGCAGTTTGGGCAAGAA is drawn from Cloacibacillus porcorum and contains these coding sequences:
- a CDS encoding S8 family serine peptidase; the protein is MKKILILTLFCLLAALPSYAGPRYVEGEAIAAIKMAPAGNVAAGVMSAKNSAAASASSAAVESGAELIQVFSPIAAGEVQAAASAKRASSSGSELLALAHFRGAAGETTAQLIARLKENPNVVSAMPNYMMPVSSVKPNDPMWKEQWGSERIKLPEVWEHGVGSQEVVAVVFDTGVIYDHEDLKDNMFVFDEKLLNGIKNNGVSLDVGEFKGSHGVWCHSRGLYADKEGLIHDDGFFPAVPVGPGGTEGAASADIDCGDVGRMRIVGDVNGHGTHVAGIVGAVGGNGIGVAGTNWHVKLMAANVFSMYRDGDDNYGVTALVSDQMRAIDFIVAAKRAGANIRVANMSIGMWAGPEEEELSPYGAKVKQLSDAGIIICAAAGNEGQNIDDPQDTKDFDYRGKLSYPACFKVENMISVGASTSGDGCAVYSNYSSSGKWVDIFAPGDNILSTCRRSWIVNPSSDVDTFDPSGYVSISGTSMASPYVAGAAALLCSLYPDKSAAEIRSMLLNGAEHGLLAEGYSKYGMLNVLGAYNYGQPSSGGSSGGGCAAGFGALALIGAALLPFIRRAGRK
- a CDS encoding HdeD family acid-resistance protein; its protein translation is MLFTGNFSKDDLAKSKKRFYWVGGIMLVIGFLSLAMPMLASFAIETMVGFFLLAVGFGNAFGAYSALRIGDSPWQQAFMAFISIAAGVIFLIHPVAGVMTLSILLAAYFLIDGVTKIVEYFRVKSIGGSLWIMLSGILGIILAFMMWQNVFTGAAVIGIILGINLIFSGMSLIMLGRGCSDMSKKM
- a CDS encoding DUF523 domain-containing protein, which translates into the protein MGDKSVRLLVSACLLGMNCRYCGGGCEDGRVVALLEECWLVPVCPEQLGGLPTPRAPNEILNGRVVESDGRDNTEAFERGAQEALRAAKLLGCDFALLKERSPSCGSNMIYDGSFTGRQVHGAGVTARLLAAHGIRVFSEEHIEDLRGALNWYRRVFW
- a CDS encoding HutD/Ves family protein, coding for MVQAGILVVRKDELEHKRWSGGITTQLAIWPEGADYGARKFDWRISSAVVEDEESVFTPLPGIHRHLMLLEGGIELTHEGIGSRVMIPLADTEEFEGEWKTKSSGRCVDFNLMTVKGYGGKMESVAANKKIKLPMPQELRCWYGLYAIADGVAAEVEKDGRFARVTLERGDFILITYLPAPGEEISLTLGSDAAVPAVSAAVWQES
- a CDS encoding formimidoylglutamase gives rise to the protein MKYKIDAADRGLFYSRNDPKDRRLGELITREKIEDVTEGTVAIIGVPEDRGITANKGRAGAAGGPDDIRRRLYRLTPGFSGDFHRLRIVDVGNVSTKELTLAEVHAAETEAVAEIVARGGLPIVLGGGHDLTYPGVAGLVKGAKIGRDGMGLINVDAHLDVRSDENGINSGTSFYRALTQLPDRALCGEAFVEFGIQEQYNSPYYYNWVLEQGGHVITLREVSERVMEFFLQALNAAGKNNRAIAVSLDIDAVRSTEAPGASASNPSGLKAPELDKIAYLAGRSVKVKYLDIMEVSPLLDEDHRTAALAASALFSFFRGLCER
- a CDS encoding epoxyqueuosine reductase, producing MDKKLLTSKIKRRALELGFAKVGITTADDFPEYEAELHDRPGYRPWINPDRSEDPERSYLIEGVRPRGIMPGAKSIVCAVYDYSRLAYPEELTASVARAYLSRAYVPLPDSICGLRARALHDYLTSLGCRVYDGDKELPQRLCCARAGVTTYGRNNFAYAEDCGSFVILYTYLTEAELEYDAPTVRCDCPSGCRKCVEACPTGALYAPGKLAPQRCLLYSHMRDSAVPADIMEANGTLIHGCDRCQTACPRNIPVMRGAAEKDPFLELLKREFDLEKILFMDDAYYERVVRPIMYNYIRKPEVFRRNAAIAIGNTNDAGYIPALKTAIERGEPIVREAAAWALERIGGGPR
- a CDS encoding thioredoxin family protein — encoded protein: MALAPKFAALGERYGDRIIFLKMNRAENREIMKTLALRGVPTIIFMSGGTEICGRLTGDAEATAENIEAAITKILAV
- a CDS encoding DUF3798 domain-containing protein, producing MRKLIVLAALFLLYALPASAAAPFHIGVVTGTVSQGEDNVRGAEKLISMYGDASKGGMIKHVTYPDNFGAEMETVISQIAGLADDPKMRVVAVMEGVPGTAEAFRRIKEKRGDILCLTGQPQEDPNVIGEVADLVVNSDNLAMGYIMPAAAKKLGAKTYVHISFPRHMSYELLSRRRKIMEAACKDLGLRFVFETAPDPTSDVGVAGAQQYVLEKTAAWLRKYGKNTAFFSTNDAQVEPLLKKITELGGYYVQTDSPLQGYAGALGIDLSKEKGDWKAILAKIEKAVVAKGGKGRLATWAYPSGYCITAALGEIGKRVVEKRAKLNRQADVMKAFAVFSPGMTWNSSAYTDAATGVKMKNFLLIYQDTYVFGRGPLGMDKIKVPEKYYRMR
- a CDS encoding type IV toxin-antitoxin system AbiEi family antitoxin, whose protein sequence is MVNNKEQKLKSLVGIRISGVPLLASYLTRSGISPNLQQYYRRSGWLERIGRGAYIWPGDMLDWQGILYALQSQINMPVHIGARTALALQGYAQFLRGEGERVFIFSGQTRILPAWTADAAGLTKFCLCHTSFLTDDRAGITDIPHKTISIRCSSPERAILETLHLAPQTISYSEAYQLTENLDTLRPQLLQELLSGCNSIRVKRTFLLFADRAGHSWAQRLDRDKISLGKGVRSLGKNGVYLERYGLVIPQELNRLWQ